GCAATAGACGCGCTTGTGACAATCGGCTTTGATCCGGCCCCGCGTCTTCAAGGGCATGGATCGGTCCGGGCGACAGCAACAGGAAAACCGTCAGGAAGACACCAATCCAAGCCGCGACGCCCTGAGTCGCGCTTTGCGTCAATTTGCGGTCCCGACCAATCCACCTGCAATGGCCGAGTTGCTGTCAGTACCATGGAATGTTGCGATCACGCCGGTGCTGCCAACCTGCCCGTTCAACGCGGTATCCATGCGACCAGACAGCACTTTTGTGCCCACAATGCCACCGCTGACGTTGTAATCCACCTGTACGGAACCGGTCACTTCCTGACCACTGATCTGACCATCTACTTCCAGATCCGACGATGTGCCGGTAAGTGTTCCTTCGCTATAGTCTGCGGTCAAGGTCGTACGGCCGATGAAGCGGCGGGAACCTTGATCTGCGCTGATGTAATTGCCTGAACGACTTGTGTTATCAAGAACGATGTAATTATAGCGTGTGTTGTAGGTCACGGTGCCCTCTGTGACAGGGTCGCCTACCTCTGGATCATCAGCGATACCGGCCACAGCGACCACCTGCCCTTTGCGTTCATTGATCCCGGTTGCGAATGCGACAAGCCCCACCCGCGCATCTGACACGGACAAATTCGATTCACTTTCCAGTGAAACATCTACCCTTCCGTCCGAAACGCGCTCAACTCCGCTTGCAGTGATATTGCTGGAGCGCCCGCCAGACCCACATGCCGACAGCAAGACAATTGAACCAAGCGCTACGCATTGAAAGGCTGCACGTCTGGATTGAAAGGTGAATGGCATCTGTTTTCCCCGCTCTGGATACTCATTATTTTCAGGATAGTTACCTAAGCTACCCGTTCAGGAAGAACAACCAGAAATAGAGCGACATTAAAAATTGCCCGCAAGTCACCCTAGTTCTGTCCCCATTGACGATCGCTTGACCATGCCTTCAAGATATCATATTCGATCAGGCATGCGGGTATGGTGAAAAGGTATCACGGCAGCTTCCCAAGCTTTAGTTACGAGTTCGATTCTCGTTACCCGCTCCACCACTTATTTTCAGAAGATTTACCAACTTCTTTGGTCCATGCAGCCTTTCGGCGAGCGATCGACCGTTTCGACAGACGCATACTTAGGCTTCCAAAATCACGCAGATCAACCTGATCCATGCACCCCGCAGAAACGCCCGCAGCCACCAGAATCGCCAGCACATTCATGCGGGCCACTGCATCTGTCAGTATTGTCAAAAAGAGGGGTAATGGCGGATCGACAGGGATTCGAACCCTGGAGACGATCTCTCGCCTACACACTTTCCAGGCGTGCGCCTTCGACCACTCGGCCACCGATCCATTGCGCGGGGTTTAGTATGACCGCGCCCCCCTTTGCAAGAGCGAAAACGCACCCTTGGCCGCATTCCCTGTCACTGTGTTTCAACTGTCCAGATGGAGATAGACACGCCGGTTCATCCGACCCTTGTTTTCCATCTTTCCCAGACGCAATGCGCCGATTTCGCCAGTGCGCGCCACATGGGTACCGCCACAGGGTTGCAGATCAATCCAGCCTTCGTCGTCATTGCCAATTCGGATCAAACGCACATCCCCCGTGCCTTTGGGTGGCCGGACTGCCATCGTTTTGATCATATGCGGGTTTGCCTCCAGCTTGGCCTGGGTGATCCAGCTTTCACTGACGCGGGCATCCATGTCGACAAATGTATTCAGGGTCTCTTCAATCTCTTCGCGATCCTCTGGCGCATCGGGCATATCAAAATCCAACCGCCCATGGGTCGCAGAGATTTGCCCGCCGGTCACCCCAAAGGGCATCGCCACAGACAACAGATGCAGCGCCGTATGCACACGCATATGTTTGTAACGTCTGTCCCAGTCCAGCTCATGCACCACATGCGCCCCTTTGGGTGGCAGGGCGGATGCCTCTGCGGGCACCAGCACAATTGCATCACCTTCGCCTTTGACGGTCGTGGCAATGGGCAGGCGCTGACCATCCCAGCTGATCCAGCCCGAATCCCCCGGTTGCCCCCCCCCGGTGGGGTAAAACAGCGACTGATCCAAGACGATCCCGCCTTCCGGTGTAATGTCGCGCACCTTGGCAGGGGACTCGCGCCGATAGGCGTCTTCGCGAAACAGCATACGGGTCATGAAGTTGCTCCTTTTGGCCCGGTTCGATCATCGGCCCTGGGCGCGATATCGTCATCCGCTTTCTGCGCGCGTTCCGCTGTTTGCACTGCATCTGTATGATCTTGTGCCTCTGGCGACTGCATGGCGGGGCGCAGCGCCTCCGGGTTGCGCAGCCAGACATCGCGCTGGGCAAAGGGTATTTCAATGCCCGCCTCGGCAAACCGCGCAACAACTTCATGGTTAAAGTCGTTCTTGACCACCATCATGAAATTGACGTCACGCAAGACACAGCGCACTTCGAACTCCAAAGCATCCGCACCGAAGTTCAGCAAAAGCACAGCAGGCGGCGGTGTCAGCACCACCATCGGATGGGCCTCTGCGATCTCGCGCAGGATGGTTTCGACCTGCCGGGTATCGCTGCCATAGGCCACACCGACCGGAATGATGACCCGCCCAACGGTATTTCCACGGGTATAGTTCGTCACCGTACCGCTGATCAGATCAGCATTGGGTACGATCACATCTGTCCTGTCGAATGTCTCGATACGGGTGGAGCGCACAGAGATGTCGCGCACATAGCCCATCTGATCCCCTACCTCGATCCAGTCCCCTTCAGAGATCGGGCGTTCGATCAACAGGATGATGCCGGATACAAAGTTGCTGACAATGTTTTGCAGACCAAAACCAATACCGACAGACAGGGCACCGGCAACAATGGCCAGTGAGCTCAGATCAATCCCTGCACCGGTGATCGCAGCAAGGGCTGCAAGGAAGATACCGACATAGCCCAGACCGGAGACGATGGCGTTTTGCCCGCCCACATCAAGCCGTGTCTTGGGCAATACGTTATTTCTGAGGGCAGATTGCACAAGCCGCGTCAGCACATAGCCAATGGCAAAGATCACCGCAAAAGCAATGAAATCCGTTGGTGAAATCTGGCTTTCCCCAACAGAAAAGCCGCGCAGGAAGACGGTCCAAAGCTCGGTCAGGTCATTGACCCGTACTCCCCAGACCAAAGCCAGCAACGGCATGACAAGCAGCAAAAGGATAAACCCGAACAGCACCGGCCAAAGCGCATCCCGCGCCTGCACACCTATGCCGGTAACGGCCCCATAGACATCTGCCGAAAACCGTTGCAGCGCCATGACAAGCCCCAAAAGGGTCAGGGTCATGAAATAGGGCGGCAAGAGCGCATCAGCCGCGCGGAAATATCCAAGGGCCGCAAGTAACGGCGTCACCACCGCTATCAGCATCGCCCCCTTCCCCAGGCCGCGGATCATCCGCGCCAACGTCGAGGCCCGCAGCTCTGTGCCCAGCGTTTCATCCTGTCCGGGATCCGTCACCCTGCCAAGGATCTTGCCAATAAGATAAAGCGATACAGCGGCAAGCACGGTGATCGGGAACATCAGGACGGGTTTGGAGGCCGGTGCCGGGTCGCCCGCGTCAAATATCTCGGCAATCAGGGCCGCCACAACAATCAGCGCCGTGATGACAGAGACATGAAACCGCGCAGCGCGGCGATCCTGAGGGCCAAGCGAAATCAATGCTTCGTCATCATCGCGCGAAAACACCCGCTCGGAAACCCAACGCACCCCAAGCATCATCCCGCCAAGGAAGGCAAACAGCAGGAACATCTCGTCCAACCGTGGTCCAAAAGCACCGGTTGAGATCGCAGCCAGCGCCAATAGGTTCAGCCCTGCAAAAGGCAGGAAAATCCGCAGCAGTGACACCACAAACCGCCAGATGCCGAACCCACGCGCCCCAAAACGGTGCAGGCTGTTGACGATCATTTGCGACCAGACGCGGCCACGCAGGATCAACACCAGCCCCAGCACGGTCAGCGACAGGGTTACCGGCAGGGTCTGGCGCAGATCGCTGGCAAGGCCGCCAGCCTCAGGTTTCTCGCGCCACAACCCGGCAAGCGCGGCTTTGAAATCAGCCAAAGCGGGCTGCCAATAGACCGGATATAGCGGTGACGGTGTGGTTTCCAGCAGCTGTTCCGTCTGTCTTTCCCGCAGGGTCTGGTCAATCTGGCTAACGATGGCATCCGCACGCACAAACTCGGCCTCGGCGCGCTGCACCGGTATCAACAGGGTCTGAAGCTGTGCATTCAGTTCTTCGCGGTTGGCGGCAACATCGGGGGGTTCCGGCGTGGCCCCCTCACCTTCGGGTTCTGGACCTAGGGCTGCAAGCTGCTCGCGCAGGGTTGTGATACGCGCCGCGTTTTGACTGGTCGCTTCACGAAAGTCGGTGCGAAAGGCAACGATCTCTTCACGCAGGATTTCCAGCCGTTGTTCGGTGCTGTTTTCAGAATCCAGCAGCTGTTCCGCAGCCGCGGCGGCCACGCTCCAGCGGGTGACCTCAGAGGCACCGACCCCTTGCGCCATGGCAGCCTGTGCCATGGCCAGGACCATTATCCCAATTGCCAACCAGCGACGGACGACAGACATCAGCATCACAGATCTTCAAAGACCTCTGGCAGCACCACGGCATCACGGTCCAGCCACGCGGGCACCGGCAGCCCCTTCTCGCGCAGGAAGGTCGGATTGAACAATTTAGACTGATAACGTGTGCCAAAGTCACACAGGACAGTCACAATTGTATGCCCCGGCCCCAATTCACGTGCCAACCGCATGGCCCCTGCCACGTTCACGCCGGAAGAGGCCCCCAGACAGAGCCCTTCGTCCTGCAACAGATCAAAGACCACCGGCAGCGCCTCGGCATCAGGGATGTTGTAGCTGAAGTCGGGTTTGAACCCTTCAAGGTTCTTGGTGATCCGCACCTGCCCGATGCCTTCGGCAATGGACCCCCCTTCAGAGGTCAGTTCACCAGTGGTGTAATAATTGTGCAGTGCCGCGCCATCAGGGTCTGCCAGCGCAATCTTCACGCCCTTTGGCTGCAACACATGGGCGATTCCCGCCAATGTCCCGCCAGACCCCACAGCACAGCAAAAGCCATCTACCTTGCCGCCAGTCTGCTCCCAGATCTCGGGGCCTGTGGTTTCGATATGCGCCTGACGGTTGGCGACATTGTCAAACTGGTTGGCCCAGACGACGCCTTCGTTGGTGGTGCGTGCCAAAGCCTTGGCCAGACGTTCGGAATAACGGATAAAGTTATTTGGGTTGCGGTAAGGCGCAGCTGGCACCTGCACCAGTTCCGCACCCGCCAGCCGCAGCATGTCTTTCTTTTCTTCGGATTGGGTTTCGGGGATCACGATCACTGTCTTGAACCCCATCGACGATCCCACCAACGCCAGACCGATGCCGGTATTGCCTGCCGTGCCTTCGACAATCGTGCCACCCGGTTTCAGCGTTCCCTTGGCAATGGCATCTTGAATGATGAACAGGGCGGCACGGTCTTTGACCGACTGGCCGGGGTTCATAAACTCGGCCTTGCCAAGGATCTCGCAACCCGTCGCGTCGGACGGGCCGCGCAGCTTGATAAGTGGTGTTTTGCCGACGGCCTTGGCCAGATCAGATGCGATGTGCATGAATGCCCCCAATAGTTACAGCTGCGGCGCAGCTTTATTCCCTGTCAGGTGTATCTGTCGCCCCCTCGGACCTCAAGCGATCCCTGTGATGCGCCAGATAATAAGCGGCCATCACGACAGGCGCATTGGCCAGATCAAACCGCGCCACCCGCGCCATCAGATCATCAAAGGACAGCAGGTGCGACCGGATGTCTTCATTTTCAGCGTCCAGACCACCAATTCCGGTCAGCGCATCCGGCAAATCCGCGAGCCCCAGATAGACATAGTAAAACCCTGTTGAACTGGCTGGGCTGGGATAGGTTTCGGCGATCTTTTCCAGCCGCCCCAAGGCCAGCCCCGCCTCTTCCTTTGCCTCGCGCCGTGCCGCCTGTTCTGGTGCTTCACCGGGATCAATACGGCCAGCCACCGGTTCCAGCTGCCAACTGGCCCGATCCCCGCGTGCAATGGGACCAAGACGCACCTGCTCAACCAGAAGCACCCGGTCGCGCAGCGGATCATAAGGCAGCACAATCGCCGCATCCGCATCAATCAGCACCGCACGATCAAGACTGTCGGACAGGGTGCCATCAAAACGCGAATGGCGCAGGGTGATGTCGTCCAGCGCATAAAAGTTGGAATAGCTGCGGATGCGGGACAACACTTCAACATGGCCCGGAAAACCATCCTGCCCGTGCAACGACCGCGCCGCGCGCAGCTGCGCATCCGCCCGCGCCCGGATCACCGGAAACATTGCCGCCACGTCATCGCGGGTCCGCTGGCCGAAATAGCCCATCACCTCCTGCGCTGCGATCACGCTCATCTCTCCGGATTTTTCGGCCCATGTGGTCAGGGACCAAGGCCCGTCCGCGGTCCACAGCCCCGCTTGCGGCACATAGACTTCTGCCGCCTGCCCCCCTGACAATGTCACCGGCACAAGATCATAGGCAAAACTGCCCTCGTAAAAATCCAGTCGCGCAATGTCATCCGACGTCAGACCGCGCACCAGCACCCCCTTGGCGGTCTGGCCAGCCTGTGTCTCGATCATCGGAAACGGCCCTTCGGCCACGGCGCTGACACGGTAGCCTGACAGCGTGGCATCCATCGTATCAATATCGTCCGCAGCGCGCCCCAACACGACCTCCAACAACGGAAGGTGCCGCAAACTGCCGTAAAAAAACAGGTTTCTCATGACCCTAGGGCCATCTGTTGCTCGCAAATTCGGTCAAAAGCCCGCAGAATAACGTGCCAACCAGCAAGGCAATCCCAATCGGCACGGTTGCAACCATCACCGCATATTCCGCACCAATCCGAAAGATTGCCACCAGTGCCTCAAACGGGCCGTCATACCGGTTGCGCATCGCCAGCCGAACCATTTCATTGATCGCCTGCACACCGATGCCCCAAAGCATCAGCAGAAACATGCCCGTCAGCCCGTTGTTGATCGCCGCTGTGGTGCCGCGCCCAGCCCTGCGGCCCATGGCAAACCATCCGACACCAAGGCCAAGGCAGATGTTAACCGGAATGAAATACCCAAAGTCCGTGCTTTCCGGCATCAGCGGCATCACCATCAAAGAGATGAAATAAGCGGTCACAGCCACGCAGAAAGCGGCCATCAATCGCGCGGCGGTGGGCATGAACGTACTCCTGATGCATCCCCGTCAGCCGGGTCTGCGTATGGTAATCTGGGTTACGTCACAATTTCCACTGTCAAATGTCGCAGCACAGGAAGTGAGGTAAAAATTCCACATCCGCCGGAACCTGTCATCAAACCCCAGCGCCTTGATCTGATCCCATTTGGCATTGAAGGTTTCATGCCAGCGGCGCAGCGTGATGTCATAGCTTTTGCCAAACTCGATAGAGGTATCCACCACCAGTCCGGCGCGTTCGATCTGTTGGCGCAACACTTTAGGAGAAGGCAGCATCCCACCGGGAAATATATATTTTTGGATAAAATCCACACCACGCTTATAGACATCCCATCGGGCGTGATCGACGGTGATAATCTGTAGCGTCGCCGCCTTGCCCGGCTTCAGCCTCTCGCGCACAGCGTCAAAATAGGTCGGCCAATATTGCTCCCCCACGGCTTCAAACATCTCGATACTGGCGATGCCGTCGTAGTGACCTCGTTCATCGCGGTAGTCTTGAAGTTTAAAGTTAACTACACCAGAAAGACCCGCATTTTCAATGCGATGCTTGGCATAGTTAAACTGTTCTTCGCTGATTGTCAGCCCGGTCACTTTCAGCCCGCGTTCCTTGGCGGCATATTCGGCGAAACCGCCCCAGCCACAGCCTATTTCCAACACATGATCACCGGGTTTAACGCCCATCTGGTCAACCATGCTTTTGTATTTGGCAATCTGCGCCGCCTCCAGAGAAAGCTGCGCGTCCTGCTCGAACAAGGCTGACGAATAGGTCATCGTGTCGTCTAGCCATAACCCGTAGAAATCATTCCCCAGATCATAATGATAGCTGATGTTTTTGCGGGCTTGTGACTTGGAGTTACGCTGCAACCAGAACCGCAGCTGTTCAAACCGGCGCACCAATCCCATACCCGGAAACCCGTCATACATGTTTTCATTGCCATGATGCACCAGATCCATAAAGGCCTGCAGATCCGGCGTGGACCAATCACCATCCAGATAGGCATCACAAAACCCCAGATCGCCTTCGCGGATCAGCCGGGCAAACAGATCAGTGCTATGCACATGCAATTCCGCCACATGCCCCGGATTGGCCCCTTCGGCGCGAAAGACCCGCCCGTCAGGCAGCACAAAATCCACCCGCCCGTTGCGCATTGCCTGCGCCATCTCAAACACCCGTGAAAAGTATCGCGGCAGGCCTGTCTGCCCGTCTGTAGTGGTTAAAATCATGGTCACTCCCTGTGGGATGGTATGGGGGCTTCACCCGCATCCTCATCCTGCATCATCGTTAAAACTCTCTGTTTTCGTAGGCATCCAATGCGCGCGCACGTCCCTCTGCCAAGGGAACCACGGGATCGGGGTAATCGGCATCTGCCGATAGAGACCAGCTGCGCGGCACCGCATCAAAATAGGCCAGCGCATCCTTGTGCGGCTTACCCCTGTCTTCGGCAATCCAGCGCGAGGTATAGGCCCGCTCGGGATCAAACTTGTCCAGCTGCGTCTCCGGGTTGAAGACCCGGAAAAACGGAGATGCGTCCGGCCCCGACCCTGCTGTCCACTGCCACCCCATGGCGTTGCTGGCGGGATCCCAGTCAATCAGCGTATCCTCAAACCACGCCATGCCGATGCGCCAGTCGGTCATCAGATGTTTGGTCAGATAGCTGGCCACAATCATTCGTGCCCGATTGTGCATCCGGCCTGTCACATAAAGCTCGCGCATTGCCGCATCGACAAAGGGCACCCCGGTACGCCCTTGTTTCCACGCCATAACCTCGGCACTTTCACCGTCAGTTTTCCAGGGGAAGGCATCCCATTCCTTCCGCCAGCTGCTTTTGAGAAGATGCGGCGTGTGATGCATCAGATGATAAGCAAACTCACGCCAGACCAGCTCTTTCAGAAAGGTCTCGGCCCCTTGTTTGCCTTCTTGCATGGCGCGTTCGCCAGCTTGCCAGCATTGATGGGGGCTGATCTCACCTAGGGACAGGTTTTCCGACAGGTTGGAGGTGCCATCGACCCCCGGCAGGTTGCGATTGTCCTTATAACTGGCAATCTTGTCAGCAGTGAATCGGGCCAGACGGTCCTGCGCTGCCAGCTCTCCCAATTGCACAAAGGGGCGCACCACGTCTGCCCCGCGGTTCATTGCCGCGTCCATCTCCCATTGATCCAGTTCATCACTGTCAGGCCAAACTTCCGGTGCCGGGATCTGCTTTGGCGCAGCACGGGGCGTATCAACGCCCAACTCTTTGACCGCATTCCAGAACGGTGTGTAAACCTTGTAATACCCACCTGTCTTGGTCTCAACAGTCCAGGGTTCAAACATCAGGTGCCCACCAAAGGAACGCACCTCAAGGCCCTGTTCTTTGAGGGTTTCCTTGATGTCCTTGTCACGCGCGACACTGGCCGGATCATAAAGGCGCGACCAGTAGACACCGCCGGCACCAGTCTGCGTGATCAGCTCTTGCAAAACCGTCAGCGCATCCGCACCGCGCCGCAGGATCAGACGGCTTTCCATTTTCGCAAGTCGATCCGCCAAGGCACCAACCCCTAGGCCCAGCCGCCACTTCGGTGCCGCGCCTAGCTCTGCCACCAAAGGGTCATGGATAAACAAAGGGATCACCGGACGCCCGGACGCACAGGCTGCGGTCAGGGCCGCATGGTCGCTTAGCCGCAAATCGCGGCGAAACCACATCAGGATCGGTGTTTTCTCAGTCATGTCGCAGCCAGAATTCCTTTGTTGGTCGTGTTCTTAAAGGAGTTAGCGCAGGCACGTTTTAGTCAAGAAAATGGTTTCATAAAACAGCCTCAAGTGCCGATAAAAGCTGATCTATTTCCGATTGGTTGGTGTAATGTGTAAAGCTAAGCCGCAAAACACCCTTGTCCCCCTCAACCCCCATTGCAGACAGCGCACGGCCTGCATAAAAATCACCGCCCCCGCACATGATGCCATGCTTGGCCAACTCGGCCGCAACTTCTGCGCCCGGCCGGTTCAGGGCCAGTGCAACGGTGGGCGCCCGTTCTGCCGCTTCTGATGGGCCGATCAGACGGACGGAATTGCGCGTCCCCACCGCATTCAGCAACGGTTGCAACAATGTCGTCTCATGCGCGCGCATCAGATCATGCACCGCCGTGCCCCGCTCCGCCGGTGACGCCACCCCGTCAAAGTGATGCGCATAGACCGCATCAATGTAATCCGCCATGCCAGCGCAGGCCGCGATCTGTGCATGATCAGGACCAGCGGGGGTAAACCGTTTATACAGCACATCGCCATTAAAAACATGCCCCTGATTGGGTAGAAGTTCACCCAAGGCGCGGCGGATCACCATCAGCCCCTGATGCGGCCCAAAGGTCTTATAGGCCGAAAACAGATAGATATCCGGCCCCAGTGACCCAACATCAGCAAAGCCATGCGGCGCGTAGGACACCCCGTCCACACAGACAAACGCCCCTGCCGCGTGGGCCAAGGCGGTGATTTCCACCACCGGGTTGATCTGCCCGACCACGTTGGAACAATGCGGGAAACACACCAGACGCACTTTCTCGTCCAGCAGGTTTTCCAGATCATCCGGGTTTAATGCGCCGGTTTCGGCATCCACACACCATTCGCGGATTTCGATACCGCGCTCCGCCAAGCGGCGCCAGGGTCCGGTGTTGGCCTCATGATCCTGATTGGTGACGATGATCGCCTCACCTGCCTGCAACAACTGCCCAAACGCCTGCGCCAGAACATAGGTGTTCTGCGTCGTAGAGGGCCCGAAACTCAGCTCATCGGTTGCCACCCCAAGGATCGCCGCCATCCGTGTGCGGGCCTCGTCCATCTCCTGCCCGCCAAGGCTGCTGGCCTCGTAAGCGCTATAAGGCTGCACCTTGCGTTGGGTGTAAAAGCGAAACAGCCGGTCGATCACCGGCTTGCAGGTGTAAGACCCGCCTGCGTTTTCAAAGAAAGCCTGCCCCTGCAAGGACGGCTCGGCGAAGGCGGGGAATTGGGCGCGCACCCAAGCGGTATCAAGTATCTGTTTTGTCATCCCAACAGCGTCCAACGAAACGCCCGGCAGGTCAAACGCAAAAGCCCCGATGCAGCAAGGCACCGGGGCTTTTGTCAGGTCAT
This DNA window, taken from Sulfitobacter pacificus, encodes the following:
- a CDS encoding NUDIX domain-containing protein yields the protein MRNLFFYGSLRHLPLLEVVLGRAADDIDTMDATLSGYRVSAVAEGPFPMIETQAGQTAKGVLVRGLTSDDIARLDFYEGSFAYDLVPVTLSGGQAAEVYVPQAGLWTADGPWSLTTWAEKSGEMSVIAAQEVMGYFGQRTRDDVAAMFPVIRARADAQLRAARSLHGQDGFPGHVEVLSRIRSYSNFYALDDITLRHSRFDGTLSDSLDRAVLIDADAAIVLPYDPLRDRVLLVEQVRLGPIARGDRASWQLEPVAGRIDPGEAPEQAARREAKEEAGLALGRLEKIAETYPSPASSTGFYYVYLGLADLPDALTGIGGLDAENEDIRSHLLSFDDLMARVARFDLANAPVVMAAYYLAHHRDRLRSEGATDTPDRE
- a CDS encoding aminotransferase class V-fold PLP-dependent enzyme, coding for MTKQILDTAWVRAQFPAFAEPSLQGQAFFENAGGSYTCKPVIDRLFRFYTQRKVQPYSAYEASSLGGQEMDEARTRMAAILGVATDELSFGPSTTQNTYVLAQAFGQLLQAGEAIIVTNQDHEANTGPWRRLAERGIEIREWCVDAETGALNPDDLENLLDEKVRLVCFPHCSNVVGQINPVVEITALAHAAGAFVCVDGVSYAPHGFADVGSLGPDIYLFSAYKTFGPHQGLMVIRRALGELLPNQGHVFNGDVLYKRFTPAGPDHAQIAACAGMADYIDAVYAHHFDGVASPAERGTAVHDLMRAHETTLLQPLLNAVGTRNSVRLIGPSEAAERAPTVALALNRPGAEVAAELAKHGIMCGGGDFYAGRALSAMGVEGDKGVLRLSFTHYTNQSEIDQLLSALEAVL
- a CDS encoding cryptochrome/photolyase family protein, whose product is MTEKTPILMWFRRDLRLSDHAALTAACASGRPVIPLFIHDPLVAELGAAPKWRLGLGVGALADRLAKMESRLILRRGADALTVLQELITQTGAGGVYWSRLYDPASVARDKDIKETLKEQGLEVRSFGGHLMFEPWTVETKTGGYYKVYTPFWNAVKELGVDTPRAAPKQIPAPEVWPDSDELDQWEMDAAMNRGADVVRPFVQLGELAAQDRLARFTADKIASYKDNRNLPGVDGTSNLSENLSLGEISPHQCWQAGERAMQEGKQGAETFLKELVWREFAYHLMHHTPHLLKSSWRKEWDAFPWKTDGESAEVMAWKQGRTGVPFVDAAMRELYVTGRMHNRARMIVASYLTKHLMTDWRIGMAWFEDTLIDWDPASNAMGWQWTAGSGPDASPFFRVFNPETQLDKFDPERAYTSRWIAEDRGKPHKDALAYFDAVPRSWSLSADADYPDPVVPLAEGRARALDAYENREF
- a CDS encoding DUF3772 domain-containing protein; this translates as MAQAAMAQGVGASEVTRWSVAAAAAEQLLDSENSTEQRLEILREEIVAFRTDFREATSQNAARITTLREQLAALGPEPEGEGATPEPPDVAANREELNAQLQTLLIPVQRAEAEFVRADAIVSQIDQTLRERQTEQLLETTPSPLYPVYWQPALADFKAALAGLWREKPEAGGLASDLRQTLPVTLSLTVLGLVLILRGRVWSQMIVNSLHRFGARGFGIWRFVVSLLRIFLPFAGLNLLALAAISTGAFGPRLDEMFLLFAFLGGMMLGVRWVSERVFSRDDDEALISLGPQDRRAARFHVSVITALIVVAALIAEIFDAGDPAPASKPVLMFPITVLAAVSLYLIGKILGRVTDPGQDETLGTELRASTLARMIRGLGKGAMLIAVVTPLLAALGYFRAADALLPPYFMTLTLLGLVMALQRFSADVYGAVTGIGVQARDALWPVLFGFILLLLVMPLLALVWGVRVNDLTELWTVFLRGFSVGESQISPTDFIAFAVIFAIGYVLTRLVQSALRNNVLPKTRLDVGGQNAIVSGLGYVGIFLAALAAITGAGIDLSSLAIVAGALSVGIGFGLQNIVSNFVSGIILLIERPISEGDWIEVGDQMGYVRDISVRSTRIETFDRTDVIVPNADLISGTVTNYTRGNTVGRVIIPVGVAYGSDTRQVETILREIAEAHPMVVLTPPPAVLLLNFGADALEFEVRCVLRDVNFMMVVKNDFNHEVVARFAEAGIEIPFAQRDVWLRNPEALRPAMQSPEAQDHTDAVQTAERAQKADDDIAPRADDRTGPKGATS
- a CDS encoding alanyl-tRNA editing protein; this translates as MTRMLFREDAYRRESPAKVRDITPEGGIVLDQSLFYPTGGGQPGDSGWISWDGQRLPIATTVKGEGDAIVLVPAEASALPPKGAHVVHELDWDRRYKHMRVHTALHLLSVAMPFGVTGGQISATHGRLDFDMPDAPEDREEIEETLNTFVDMDARVSESWITQAKLEANPHMIKTMAVRPPKGTGDVRLIRIGNDDEGWIDLQPCGGTHVARTGEIGALRLGKMENKGRMNRRVYLHLDS
- a CDS encoding SAM-dependent methyltransferase; protein product: MILTTTDGQTGLPRYFSRVFEMAQAMRNGRVDFVLPDGRVFRAEGANPGHVAELHVHSTDLFARLIREGDLGFCDAYLDGDWSTPDLQAFMDLVHHGNENMYDGFPGMGLVRRFEQLRFWLQRNSKSQARKNISYHYDLGNDFYGLWLDDTMTYSSALFEQDAQLSLEAAQIAKYKSMVDQMGVKPGDHVLEIGCGWGGFAEYAAKERGLKVTGLTISEEQFNYAKHRIENAGLSGVVNFKLQDYRDERGHYDGIASIEMFEAVGEQYWPTYFDAVRERLKPGKAATLQIITVDHARWDVYKRGVDFIQKYIFPGGMLPSPKVLRQQIERAGLVVDTSIEFGKSYDITLRRWHETFNAKWDQIKALGFDDRFRRMWNFYLTSCAATFDSGNCDVTQITIRRPG
- a CDS encoding cysteine synthase A, coding for MHIASDLAKAVGKTPLIKLRGPSDATGCEILGKAEFMNPGQSVKDRAALFIIQDAIAKGTLKPGGTIVEGTAGNTGIGLALVGSSMGFKTVIVIPETQSEEKKDMLRLAGAELVQVPAAPYRNPNNFIRYSERLAKALARTTNEGVVWANQFDNVANRQAHIETTGPEIWEQTGGKVDGFCCAVGSGGTLAGIAHVLQPKGVKIALADPDGAALHNYYTTGELTSEGGSIAEGIGQVRITKNLEGFKPDFSYNIPDAEALPVVFDLLQDEGLCLGASSGVNVAGAMRLARELGPGHTIVTVLCDFGTRYQSKLFNPTFLREKGLPVPAWLDRDAVVLPEVFEDL
- a CDS encoding TrgA family protein — its product is MPTAARLMAAFCVAVTAYFISLMVMPLMPESTDFGYFIPVNICLGLGVGWFAMGRRAGRGTTAAINNGLTGMFLLMLWGIGVQAINEMVRLAMRNRYDGPFEALVAIFRIGAEYAVMVATVPIGIALLVGTLFCGLLTEFASNRWP